A genome region from Hevea brasiliensis isolate MT/VB/25A 57/8 chromosome 9, ASM3005281v1, whole genome shotgun sequence includes the following:
- the LOC131182927 gene encoding protein BPS1, chloroplastic-like, with protein sequence MSRPQEPHRPFFSFGNPFRMISPKGSQLSPRLLSLLNAFEETLAERLRKLNPKDKNDILSLTWMNYAMDSLCETHTDIKTLITDLELPVTHWDEKWIDVYFDISVKLPDICIAFSSELSRLNQGHLLLQCVLHNLESNTSKKFVQVRSSLDSWRKHISSKNLRVENCRSILDNLVESLNLPKVKNSAKGKVLMQAMYGVKVLTVFVCSVFAAAFSGSSKNLLDLDVPNTILWAQAYCNLQTNVNVKIRETFSGGKFTVLKELDAVDSIVKKLYPMIQDGLKPVEVEALQNSVSDLRTGAERLSQGLDFLAKEVDVFFKIVLSGRDALLCNLRASGAVTDPMLGTNVGEPTV encoded by the coding sequence ATGAGCAGGCCACAGGAACCACACCGCCCTTTCTTCTCTTTCGGGAATCCTTTCCGGATGATATCACCAAAGGGTTCTCAATTGTCTCCAAGGCTTCTTTCCTTATTGAATGCTTTTGAGGAAACCTTGGCAGAGAGGTTGAGGAAACTTAATCCCAAGGATAAGAATGACATTCTTAGCTTAACATGGATGAACTATGCGATGGATTCACTTTGTGAGACTCATACTGACATAAAAACCTTGATTACCGATCTTGAGCTCCCTGTGACTCACTGGGATGAGAAATGGATAGATGTATACTTTGACATTAGTGTAAAGTTGCCCGATATTTGCATTGCTTTTAGCTCTGAGCTTTCCCGGCTTAACCAAGGCCATCTCTTGCTTCAATGTGTCCTGCATAATTTGGAGTCCAACACTTCAAAGAAATTCGTGCAGGTGCGATCTTCCCTTGATAGCTGGAGAAAACACATTAGTTCAAAGAATTTACGAGTGGAGAACTGTCGCTCCATCTTGGATAATCTTGTggaatcactgaatctgccaaAGGTTAAGAACTCAGCTAAAGGAAAGGTCTTGATGCAGGCAATGTATGGAGTTAAGGTGCTAACAGTGTTTGTATGCAGTGTTTTTGCTGCTGCCTTCTCAGGTTCTTCAAAGAATTTGTTAGATTTGGATGTCCCAAACACAATCTTGTGGGCACAAGCATATTGTAATTTGCAAACAAATGTGAATGTCAAAATCAGAGAGACGTTTTCCGGTGGAAAATTTACAGTCCTGAAGGAATTGGATGCAGTTGATTCAATTGTGAAGAAGTTGTATCCCATGATTCAAGATGGGCTAAAGCCTGTTGAAGTAGAAGCATTGCAAAATTCTGTTTCAGATTTAAGAACAGGTGCTGAAAGACTCTCTCAAGGGCTGGattttcttgcaaaggaagtGGACGTCttttttaagatagttttgagTGGGCGCGATGCTTTACTTTGTAATTTGAGAGCATCTGGTGCTGTCACTGACCCAATGTTAGGTACTAATGTAGGAGAGCCGACTGTGTGA
- the LOC110635924 gene encoding putative UDP-rhamnose:rhamnosyltransferase 1, whose translation MAGNLHVVMVPWSAFGHLIPMFQLSIALAKAGAKVSILSTPRNIQRLPKIPQNLTSLIHLVEVPFPTLLHHDEQVLPEGAEATVDIPLDKIQYLKVAYDLLQQPLRQFVSAQSPDWIITDLIAYWAVEIAQEHHVSLMAFSVFSVVTLLFCGPPEYLVGDGQKRLRSSPESWTKPPEWADLPSSIAFKIYEAVGLHAGFYENNASGKSDAERAARVLQGCQAVAFRTCSEYEGEYINLYEKLIGKPVIPVGLLPQLIPEKTQFIDESWRNIFNWLDKQKHKSVVFVGFGSECKLTKDQVYEIAYGLELSGLPFLWALRKPSWANKDLDALPSGFGQRTSKTGIVGIGWAPQMEILAHPSIGGSLFHSGLGSVIETLQFGHCLVVLPMTADQPLNARFLVEKELAVEVERSEDGSFSRNGIAKALRLAMVSEEGEKYRMHAKEAAQVFGNHNLHQNYYINMFVEFLKNGVAKG comes from the coding sequence ATGGCCGGAAATCTTCACGTAGTGATGGTTCCATGGTCTGCCTTTGGCCATTTGATACCAATGTTTCAACTCTCCATAGCCTTAGCCAAAGCTGGAGCTAAAGTCTCCATCTTATCAACCCCAAGAAACATCCAAAGACTGCCCAAGATTCCTCAAAATTTAACATCTCTTATTCACCTAGTGGAAGTTCCATTTCCAACCTTATTACATCACGATGAACAGGTCCTGCCAGAAGGCGCAGAGGCTACCGTGGATATTCCCCTCGACAAAATTCAGTACTTGAAAGTTGCATATGATCTCTTGCAACAGCCTTTAAGACAGTTTGTGTCCGCTCAATCTCCGGACTGGATAATAACCGATTTGATTGCCTATTGGGCGGTGGAGATTGCCCAAGAACATCATGTCTCGCTCATGGCCTTCTCAGTATTCTCGGTTGTAACACTTCTTTTCTGTGGGCCTCCGGAATATCTTGTGGGTGATGGCCAAAAAAGGCTTCGGTCGTCACCTGAAAGTTGGACAAAACCGCCAGAATGGGCCGACTTACCGTCTTCAATAGCTTTCAAGATTTATGAGGCAGTTGGTTTACATGCAGGTTTCTATGAAAATAACGCTTCAGGAAAATCAGATGCTGAACGGGCTGCCAGGGTTCTCCAGGGTTGTCAAGCAGTGGCCTTCCGTACCTGCAGTGAGTATGAAGGTGAGTACATAAATCTTTACGAGAAACTGATTGGAAAACCAGTGATTCCAGTAGGTTTACTCCCTCAATTGATACCAGAAAAAACACAATTCATTGATGAGTCATGGAGAAACATTTTCAATTGGCTCGACAAACAGAAGCATAAGTCGGTTGTGTTTGTGGGATTTGGCAGCGAGTGCAAACTGACAAAAGATCAGGTTTATGAGATAGCTTACGGGCTAGAGCTATCAGGATTGCCATTTCTATGGGCTCTCAGGAAACCCAGTTGGGCAAACAAAGATCTCGATGCTTTACCTTCAGGTTTTGGTCAGCGCACGAGTAAGACAGGAATTGTGGGCATAGGATGGGCACCACAGATGGAAATTCTGGCACACCCATCAATTGGGGGATCACTGTTTCATTCTGGGTTAGGTTCTGTGATAGAGACCTTACAATTTGGACATTGTCTAGTTGTGTTGCCAATGACGGCTGATCAACCTTTGAATGCTAGGTTTCTGGTTGAAAAGGAGTTAGCTGTGGAAGTAGAGAGAAGCGAAGACGGGTCTTTTAGCAGGAATGGCATAGCAAAGGCcctgagactagctatggtctctgAGGAAGGGGAGAAATATCGGATGCATGCTAAGGAGGCAGCTCAAGTTTTTGGGAATCATAATTTGCATCAGAACTATTACATTAATATGTTTGTTGAGTTCTTGAAAAATGGAGTTGCAAAAGGATGA